In Fusobacterium periodonticum ATCC 33693, a single genomic region encodes these proteins:
- the cobT gene encoding nicotinate-nucleotide--dimethylbenzimidazole phosphoribosyltransferase has protein sequence MKDINFLLDLISKIEPVDSSAIKEAQTELDRKMKPKDSLGVLEDICKKVASIYGFPLKKLDRKCHMLVAADNGVIEEGVSSCPIEYTPIVSEAMLNNIACIGIFTKTLGVDLNVVDIGMKNDIKREYPNLIHKKVKRGTNNFYKEKAMSIEECLQAIFTGIDLINERANDYDIFSNGEMGIANTTTSSALLYSVTRENIDVVVGRGGGLSDEGLNKKKKIIIEACERYGTFDMNPIEMMAAVGGFDLACMLGMYIGAALNKKLMLVDGFISSVAALLACKLNKNIQDYLLFTHKSEEPGVNIILDYLKEKTFLNMNMRLGEGTGAVLAYPIIACAIEMINTMKSPEEVYELLTTKVESFIR, from the coding sequence GATTTAATCAGTAAAATAGAGCCTGTGGATAGTTCAGCAATCAAAGAAGCTCAAACTGAGCTTGATAGAAAAATGAAGCCTAAAGATAGCTTAGGAGTTTTAGAAGATATCTGTAAAAAAGTTGCATCTATCTATGGATTCCCTCTAAAAAAATTAGATAGAAAATGCCATATGCTTGTTGCAGCAGATAATGGAGTTATAGAAGAAGGAGTTTCATCTTGTCCTATTGAATATACTCCAATAGTTTCTGAGGCTATGTTGAATAATATAGCTTGTATAGGTATATTTACAAAGACTTTAGGTGTGGACTTAAATGTTGTTGATATAGGAATGAAGAATGACATAAAAAGAGAATACCCTAATTTAATTCATAAAAAAGTTAAAAGAGGAACAAATAATTTTTACAAGGAAAAAGCTATGTCTATAGAAGAATGTCTACAAGCTATTTTTACAGGTATAGATTTAATAAATGAAAGAGCAAATGACTATGATATATTCTCAAATGGAGAAATGGGTATAGCCAATACTACAACAAGTTCAGCACTTCTATACTCTGTTACAAGGGAAAATATAGATGTAGTTGTAGGAAGAGGTGGAGGATTATCTGATGAAGGCTTAAACAAAAAGAAAAAGATAATAATAGAAGCCTGTGAAAGATATGGAACTTTTGATATGAATCCTATTGAAATGATGGCAGCAGTTGGAGGGTTTGACTTAGCTTGTATGCTTGGAATGTATATAGGGGCAGCTCTTAATAAAAAGCTTATGCTTGTTGATGGTTTTATATCATCAGTTGCAGCACTATTAGCTTGTAAGTTAAATAAAAATATTCAAGATTATTTATTATTTACTCATAAGAGTGAAGAACCAGGAGTAAATATTATCTTAGACTATTTAAAGGAAAAAACTTTTTTAAATATGAATATGAGACTAGGTGAAGGAACAGGAGCTGTTCTTGCCTATCCTATAATTGCTTGTGCAATAGAAATGATTAATACTATGAAGAGTCCAGAAGAAGTATATGAACTACTCACGACTAAAGTCGAGAGCTTCATAAGATAA